One genomic window of Pocillopora verrucosa isolate sample1 chromosome 8, ASM3666991v2, whole genome shotgun sequence includes the following:
- the LOC131793208 gene encoding ubiquitin-conjugating enzyme E2 S-like has product MASTSSNVENLHPQILKQVMKELRSLSCDPPEGIKILSNDEDITDIQATIEGPAGTPYEGGLFRVKLVLGKDFPASPPKGFFSTKIFHPNVASNGEICVNTLKKDWKPDLGVKHILLTIKCLLIVPNPESALNEEAGKLLLERYDDYSKRAQWWTDIHAKTSHCTKMESMEKGESVEATQGIKRASDKALDKKKKDKKRALKRL; this is encoded by the exons ATGGCATCG ACTAGTTCGAACGTCGAGAATCTTCATCCTCAAATCCTCAAGCAAGTTATGAAAGAGCTGAGGAGTTTGTCTTGCGATCCTCCCGAAGGCATCAAGATTTTAAGTAACGATGAAGATATAACAGACATACAAGCAACAATAGAAGGCCCAG CTGGCACCCCTTACGAAGGAGGACTCTTTCGTGTGAAATTAGTTCTTGGGAAGGATTTTCCTGCCAGCCCTCCAAAAG gatttttttcaaccaaaataTTTCACCCAAATGTTGCCAGTAATGGAGAAATCTGTGTAAACACATTAAAGAAAGATTGGAAACCAGATCTTGGTGTAAAGCATATATTATTG ACTATAAAGTGTCTTCTTATTGTCCCAAATCCTGAATCTGCATTAAACGAAGAAGCTGGCAAGCTGCTCCTAGAGAGATATGATGACTATTCAAAACGAGCTCAGTGGTGGACAGATATCCATGCCAAGACCAGTCACTGTACTAAAATGGAGAGTATGGAAAAAGGGGAAAGTGTTGAAGCTACTCAAGGGATTAAAAGAGCTAGTGATAAAGCActagacaagaagaaaaaagacaagaagAGAGCTTTAAAAAGACTCTAA